From Carassius gibelio isolate Cgi1373 ecotype wild population from Czech Republic chromosome B21, carGib1.2-hapl.c, whole genome shotgun sequence, the proteins below share one genomic window:
- the LOC127986450 gene encoding H/ACA ribonucleoprotein complex subunit DKC1-like, with protein sequence MRAHSQSHTCFGLLKRAAAVKMADTEIGSAKKKKKTKTVSEGEIGEIQESGDFLIKPESKVARLDTSQWPLLLKNFDKLNIRTAHYTPLPHGSNPLKRNIHDYVRTGFINLDKPANPSSHEVVAWIKRILRVEKTGHSGTLDPKVTGCLIVCVERATRLVKSQQSAGKEYVGIVRLHNALENEHQLARALECLTGALFQRPPLIAAVKRQLRVRTIYESKLIEYDPERRLGIFWVSCEAGTYIRTLCVHLGLLLGVGGQMQELRRVRSGVMGEKDNLVTMHDVLDAQWQFDHNKDETYLRRVIYPLEKLLISHKRIVMKDSAVNAICYGAKIMLPGVLRYEDGIEVNQDIVVITTKGEAICTAVALMTTAVISTCDHGVVAKIKRVIMERDTYPRKWGLGPKASQKKMMIQKGLLDKHGKPNGSTPADWKEGYVDYSTPKVKKSAEAEPTASKRKREESGSESEAAAAQETQTEEEIKKEKKKKKKEKKLKLAEEAEAPAEEETEVTESAKKKKKKKKSKDAEAGSE encoded by the exons ATGCGCGCTCACTCACAGTCTCACACGTGCTTCGGTCTTCTGAAGCGCGCAGCAGCAGTGAAGATGGCGGACACAGAAA TTGGATCAgctaagaagaaaaagaagacaaAGACGGTCTCAGAAGGAGAAATTGGG GAGATTCAAGAAAGCGGAGACTTCCTCATCAAACCTGAATCTAAGGTCGCACGCTTGGACACGTCTCAATGGCCGTTACTTCTGAAG AACTTCGATAAGCTCAACATCAGGACGGCTCATTACACTCCGCTGCCACATGGCTCCAATCCACTCAAGAGGAACATACATGATTATGTCAG GACTGGTTTCATTAATCTGGACAAACCTGCAAACCCCTCTTCCCATGAAGTCGTCGCCTGGATCAAGAGGATTCTTCGCGTGGAGAAAACGGGTCACAGCGGCACTCTTGACCCTAAAGTCACGGGGTGTCTGATCGTGTGTGTGGAGCGAGCCACTCGACTGGTCAAGTCTCAGCAGAGCGCCG GCAAAGAGTATGTGGGCATAGTACGGCTGCACAATGCACTAGAGAACGAACACCAGCTAGCGAGG GCTCTGGAGTGTCTGACAGGAGCTCTGTTCCAGAGGCCTCCGCTCATCGCCGCTGTGAAGCGCCAGCTACGAGTGCGCACCATCTACGAGAGCAAGCTCATTGAATATGATCCCGAGAGACGACTAG GTATTTTCTGGGTGAGCTGTGAAGCGGGCACATACATCCGGACTCTGTGTGTTCATCTGGGGCTGCTGCTGGGAGTTGGTGGACAGATGCAGGAGCTGCGGCGCGTCCGATCCGGTGTGATGGGAGAAAAG GATAACCTGGTGACCATGCATGACGTGTTGGACGCCCAGTGGCAGTTTGACCACAACAAAGACGAGACGTACCTTAGGAGAGTGATCTACCCTCTGGAAAAACTCCTCATCTCCCACAAGAGGATCGTCATGAAGGACAGCGCG GTGAACGCGATATGTTACGGCGCTAAGATCATGCTACCAGGCGTCCTGCGGTATGAAGATGGGATCGAAGTGAATCAAGACATAGTCGTTATAACCACGAAGGGAGAAGCCATTTGTACAG CGGTTGCTCTGATGACGACAGCCGTCATATCCACATGTGACCATGGTGTTGTCGCTAAAATCAAGAGGGTCATTATGGAGCGAGACACGTATCCGCGCAAATGGGGCCTTGGACCGAAG GCCAGTCAGAAGAAAATGATGATCCAGAAAGGACTTCTAGACAAACATGGGAAGCCCAACGGCAGCACCCCTGCAGACTGGAAAGAGGGCTACGTAGACTACAG CACACCCAAGGTGAAAAAGAGTGCAGAGGCCGAGCCGACGGCGTCAAAG AGGAAACGAGAGGAGAGCGGAAGCGAGAGTGAAGCGGCGGCCGCTCAGGAGACACAGACTGAAGAGGAAAtcaagaaggagaagaagaaaaagaagaaagaaaagaaactgaaGCTGGCAGAAGAGGCTGAGGCTCCAGCAGAGGAAGAAACTGAG GTTACGGAGAGcgcaaagaagaagaaaaagaagaaaaagtctAAAGATGCCGAGGCTGGCTCCGAGTGA